The sequence below is a genomic window from Glycine max cultivar Williams 82 chromosome 20, Glycine_max_v4.0, whole genome shotgun sequence.
ttttaaaatttttttaaacagaaattgttttgttttttttaaaatgaattattttatttattttggttattttgttttttagattttatgaaaaatgaagtttgggtttttgatgtcatattttttttataatttaaattgtgtatttttactaaatattaatttgtaaattaattttttttttataaaagtagttgtgtttgtttttgtttattgtttatttttttaaattagtgttttttctttaaaaatgaagttgtctatttttataattaaagttgtgtgttttggaagttttataaaaatactaattttttataattaattagtttattttattataaatgaagtattttatttactaaaaaaattgtggatgtttactaaataattttttttacattagttgtttaattttttttttaaattaagttgtggatgtttagtaatgaattatttttatattagttgtgttttgtttttataaatgaagttgtttattttttttaaaaaaaaattaacttgtggatgtttactaagtaatttagttgtgtttttctttataaatgaagttgttcaattttttttttaaaattaagttgtggatgtttagtaatgaattatttttatattagttgtgtttttttttttataaatgaagttgtttaatttttttttaaaattaagttgtgtacgtttagtaatgaattatttttatattagttgtgttttttttataaatgaagttgtttaatttttttaagaaaattaagttgtgcatgtttattaataatttttttttacattagttgtttttttttttatataaaggaagttgtttaatttttttaaaaaaattaggtcgtgtatgtgtgaaaataatttgatttaagttagtcttatttgtttataaataaagttgattttttataaagaaaattgtgtatattttgaccgaaaaaaatacgtgttcgacatgatttacagatcatggccagaacacgaggtttaggtcgtgccatAGGTAGAGTTGTAGGCAGAGATAGAGCTGCTGACGAGGATGCTGGCGATGTTCTcgagaggcgtaggcctactgcctcagcccgtaggctacgcgttcatcagatgactacggagggacgtgatatggctgaggacgtcgctgacatgactgatgatgtccctgagcagcctacggaggcacctgagatgcgtgcggacgcacagggtgctgatagtggtgaggggtcagatggtgatgatgctgcAGAGGGATTCCTTGGTGGTCTACGTGACCCGTCAGTGCTCACATCATTTGCCGAGCATGTTGCACATGCCGTGTGCAGTGGacaagtattttaatttgttaattatttgccattgtttatttatttgtttatgattaattttttttaataattgtataatttgtacttcaaatcaggaacgtcctgatttgaagttagtgtcacatgggaggaaggtgacactgattgggaggccagtgcctgagattgaaggcctggtggctgccacaggattaagtccactgataGATTGTTCAATTATTACTAgcgatcctggacttatatccgcatttgtggagaggtggcacagtgagactagcaccttccacctttctgtaggagagctgacgatcacattggatgatgtgtcgtccATTCTACATTTGCCCATCATTGGTGCCTTGCACAGTTTCCACGCTCTTTCTACGGAGgaggccagattcttgctcacgGAGTTGCTGGAAGTGTCTGCGGAGGAGGCCAGAGCCGAGACAGCACTCACACGTGGAGCATATGTACGATTAGGATGGGTTCGTGACATTTATGAGACCAGATGTCACGCCCGGCGGTGGATTGTCGCAGCTCGCGCTAATTTGTTGCACCttgtcggttgcactctttttgctaataagagtgcaacatacgtgcatgtggtccaccttgacgctttccggaacctcgctcatagtggtggttacgcttggggggttgccgcgctggttcatatgtatgaccagttagatgaggcttgtaggaccaccacccgacagcttgcggggtacttgacgctacttcaggtaaattttgtgtttattaatatgttaggttcgattatgatttaaacatgtttttatgttatgttaacctcaattattgtgtagtgctggatctatgagcactttCCTAGTGTGCATCAGTGCGTGACTGATGATACAtaccaggagacgtccccacgtgcttcccggtggttgacgtcaaaggcgcacatgaagggcatcacaggagcaccctacagggcacgttgtgatggtttgaccgtcacagatgtgtcctggttgCCGTACACGGACCATCGGGGTGTTAGGGCGTTTCAGGAGATTTCATCGTTCCAGGGTCAGCTCAGATGGGGTCCTATGATCGTCACAGTTCGACTGGAGAGGGTGGTGCGCCAATTCGATTACATCCAGAGCATCCCTCCGCCGCCTGTTAGTGCATGATTGTCACACGATCagatagatgacaggtggatggagtttgcggatcacttactacctgcgggtcagccttgtctagtgcctgggcaggtatatgcggattacattgagtggttttttcgcatatctcaccctttcatgacaccgacccaggcagctgaccagcagagggatgcaccagctgcagaccctgaggactacatacagccgcccagcccccaggttccagtggcatttgacccccctccatatgtggtaagattatttgcgcgtttaatgttttatgagttgctgtttattttgaatttcataataaatgtttttactgactttgacaggatgattacgagggatatgaggcgattgcacagaggttggagcgtgtgctcaaccttaggatagtcactgcaggcacagagttatatgacattatgcaggactgcctgacgatcgcgagagggggacccagtgctgatgggacggtcagggctcgtcagagacgccgtacggaccattgatcattgtatttattttcttgtgttgtagttgacatgaatatttgtaattattacagtttttgtttaatatagttgacgtgttttgcacagtttattattttataatatagtttgttattccgattgtttgtggtccttaagcgaagtttacggttgttttaaatttatttttaaaaaaagggaacctaaaatcatgagttttgtttgtaagaattacataaaaaataaaagtttttaaaatgattaataattcataagtgaaccctttttccatgttcaagtacccatgtttgtaagaattacataaatgaaccctttttccatgtttgtaagaattacataaaaaacataagtttttagaatcatgagttttgtttgtaagaattacataaatgaaccctttttccatgttcaagtacccatgtttgggatttttttgtgtgggtgtgccagtgccctgagacaatagagggcggccatttctcatgtttagacgtcaaagaatccaaaaaaaatagtcccgttccccagttctgtcaactaacacgtcaaaacaaagcctcaaaatccaaaaaaataggaaatgaaccctttttccatgttcaagtacccatgtttgggatttttttgcgtgggtgtgccagtgccctgagataacggagggcggccatttctcatgtttggacgtcaaagaatccaaaaaaaatagtctcgttccccggttccgtcaactaacacgtcaaaacaaagcctcaaaatccaaaaaaatacgaaatgaacccttttaacaattaattttttggaccactgaaacaacgcattcaactttattatgggaattaaacacgccgtaaacatataaaggttacatcaacgaaaaaacaaaaaattaaacatcacaTTTAGTTGTTTAGCGACGTCCCACTGACCTCGTCTtcaacatatttagtaaagacagctaaaatttctattggtccatattttttccagtagttagattgtactaacaccttcagcagttcttcgttggtgatcagctcatttatttcatattttataaccaTATCTGAATACTCAAACCGAGATGGTTGGcggaaaaacaatcgtcttaccgtttgtgattcgtgaattccaagagggggaatccctttaggtgcaacttgcttgattaaattcttcagttcatcgatggtacatgttgaaggaatttgaaatttcttaggattttttcctgtgaacgcgcgtccaacaaatttgttctgcgGTGGCATGTTCCATTTGCCGTTGTAATACAGGATCGCGTCATGAATACGAGGCATAAtgcgttcaagtaagtttattattccatctggtgttcttccaacggtgcataataactcaatcggaccaacacaagaaaattgatcattacacattaacattgtgttgacatcgtcatcatttatcaatttgatacactcaaagcaaatttggttacctgtatcggtgaatggcttccggtagtgaatttcatccaaaaattgtttgtcggatagctgaagggtattgtgtattctggtttttaggcttgcaaaatcacacctatttggtactcgaatgggcaccggagttgaagtttggaagtaaaccccagtatcattgtgaataatcgatccatttggataaatgaaagccaaccttgagttgacaatcgtctgactgctagtttctcctagaaatgccatagtttgtgtatcagttgggagattatttgaaagcaagataatgtgtgatttagtagcctagtctgccatatatatagatggttgtgaccgagcctttgtttaactttgtttacaaaaaaatagacacgcgtaaatgtgtagtcaagtcagccaatgtgttgtcgctaatgtgtagtcaagtcaaccaatgtgttgtcgagcgactgctagtttcaaaatgtgtactgaagtcagccaatgtgttgtcaCGCTCAAACTGtaatacgcatgcatgtcattatgtgttgtcaattatgacaatgatgtatgctgcacgcgtaaatgatttttgttggaccaacaatttccttgcttaaccaaacgagtagttgataatattaattggttagtaaCGGGTTACAACgaattatatcgcataatgaatacaattaaataaacaatgcatgtttagtcttcatttaggtctacatagtgtgttttgaatgacatcaagcttgtgtattgctgcattctactaatatatggaattgcccattgctttgcctgagaataacaattggtTGACCACAACAGCGCTGGAGGCGGCAAcggacaatggtctttcaaataaacctgttgtacatgaacaaacattatatcatgcgttgaccgtgccaaacgaaccagcgaagtcattgcataattgttacactaactatattcaatgtacctgaacaaaatgatttccaaacacgtgaccgacacatatgatgcggtggccagaagagtcaggtggtggttgacttctaagagggaaaaatgtaatgctttgttgttgggacaacgatacaaggattacgttataccgtgaagcaatcacatatcccatgtctgttatatccatccacttgtccacactaacctgaatgaaccaaacatacacatgtaagtaatttaaacattgttattaaaaaaaattaacctaaaaacatacctttgaaaagccatcaacaagtagggacaactttaattgttcaaatctctctgtgccaccgaagaggttcatgtactcatgcgaccacctgccaagttctttaagcaattcattacgcactaacggccacgaatctttccccatacctaataaagcgcctatggaccgatatccacagttaccgtccgctttcacatccacaacgtcacgaatgaaaccttgaaagaatgacgcaaattgatccaacatcgggatgatccttgttggctgacgcggttgagaacatgatgcacttcgtttcactggagagttgctgctttgaacagaatgaaaagcatcaacatactcccagtaagacggatcatgctttgtggatgtttgacttcttttcatcggtttcttcggtgcacctttagtgttcacctttgacggaggagggcacatagagttatgatcagggtatgcgatttctcgaagtttacGCTTCAGATTTACTTTGCCAgccacatcaagttcatcaaaccttttagatatgacctctatttcttccttgatggtgacttccgtctcacataacccttggtctgaaaagcaaagtctcctccaaaaaagatggactgactccaatgggatgctgctagcagtatacctagaaagctcacatgcacaaggaagctcgtgcgtgcttctcatcacacaaccacaagaagagagattgttgccgagataacatagacggtcaatctcagaagcaatctgatttaaagcatccctcgaaaccctcccaagaagcctcttgtataaggtttttttatatacatggccaaccacatgcgtactggtttcaaaggatgctttaatttcgacgtgttgcagcgtgatcatgttgttcatggcattccaaacactacataggtctccaacactattttgtagtactcttttgagagcccaatgagctgattcaaccctacatttaaaatacacaacaaacatgaaaatatacaacaattaaataccatttaatattaatcgttactaacaaataa
It includes:
- the LOC100815740 gene encoding uncharacterized protein, producing MARTRGLGRAIGRVVGRDRAADEDAGDVLERRRPTASARRLRVHQMTTEGRDMAEDVADMTDDVPEQPTEAPEMRADAQGADSGEGSDGDDAAEGFLGGLRDPSVLTSFAEHVAHAVCSGQFPRSFYGGGQILAHGVAGSVCGGGQSRDSTHTWSICTIRMDVSWLPYTDHRGVRAFQEISSFQGQLRWGPMIVTVRLERVVRQFDYIQSIPPPPRRRCGLSIGMKMELRNVVKDKKFWMASFLIAWAAALQGHMMWLQRQDSFKHKFGNPDDHPHNSN